A single window of Chloracidobacterium thermophilum B DNA harbors:
- a CDS encoding gluconeogenesis factor YvcK family protein gives MAATTASSASRQFQSPIKCVAIGGGTGLATLLRGLKRHVIDDGIRLPGQCIESLTAVVTVTDDGGSSGRLREEFQILPPGDIRNCLVALSEDERLLARLFQYRFPGQGSVRGHSFGNLFLAALTGITGDFVEAIRLCSEVLAIKGKIVPSTTADVTLVAELDDGFIVRGESKISAAGGRIQSVALDPPDCNPLPETLASIAEADLITLGPGSLFTSVIPNLLVTGMTEAIAASKALKVYVCNLMTQPGETTDFSIADHVATLLEALAPATLDAVIVNHGRISAAAQARYRLEGSRPLTGRSAIRRLNVPPPTARVATDKFLVFDHHRIPVMTANLVEETEVVRHAPDKLARVVLEVYARRLPSSQRKPNLLRLVAR, from the coding sequence ATGGCTGCTACTACAGCTTCTTCTGCTTCCCGACAATTTCAATCACCTATCAAGTGTGTTGCCATTGGAGGAGGGACGGGACTGGCTACCCTGCTGCGGGGGCTGAAACGTCATGTCATTGACGATGGCATCCGCCTGCCCGGCCAGTGTATTGAAAGTCTGACGGCTGTGGTCACTGTGACCGATGACGGGGGCAGTTCCGGGCGTCTCCGGGAGGAGTTCCAGATATTGCCGCCGGGCGACATCCGCAACTGCCTGGTGGCGCTTTCGGAAGATGAGCGGCTTTTGGCGCGGCTGTTTCAGTACCGCTTCCCCGGACAGGGCAGCGTGCGGGGGCACAGTTTCGGGAATCTGTTTCTGGCGGCGCTGACAGGGATCACGGGTGATTTCGTCGAAGCCATCCGGTTGTGCAGTGAGGTGCTGGCCATCAAGGGCAAGATCGTGCCGTCCACCACGGCTGATGTCACTCTGGTGGCCGAACTCGACGATGGCTTCATCGTACGCGGGGAATCAAAAATCAGCGCCGCCGGTGGGCGCATTCAGAGCGTTGCTCTTGATCCGCCCGACTGCAACCCGCTGCCCGAAACGCTGGCTTCCATTGCGGAAGCTGACCTCATCACGCTCGGGCCGGGCTCGCTGTTTACCAGTGTCATTCCCAACCTGCTGGTGACGGGCATGACCGAGGCCATTGCCGCGTCCAAGGCACTGAAGGTCTATGTCTGCAATCTCATGACCCAGCCCGGTGAGACAACCGATTTCTCCATTGCCGACCATGTCGCCACCCTGCTGGAGGCCCTGGCCCCGGCGACGCTGGATGCCGTCATTGTCAATCACGGCCGGATTTCGGCAGCAGCCCAGGCCCGCTACCGCCTCGAAGGTTCGCGGCCGCTCACCGGACGGTCAGCCATCCGGCGGCTGAACGTACCACCACCAACGGCGCGGGTGGCTACCGACAAGTTTCTCGTGTTTGACCACCATCGGATTCCGGTCATGACGGCCAATCTCGTCGAAGAAACAGAGGTTGTCCGCCACGCACCAGACAAGCTGGCGCGGGTCGTCTTGGAGGTCTATGCCCGCCGTCTGCCCTCCAGTCAGCGCAAGCCCAACCTGCTGCGACTCGTGGCGCGCTGA
- a CDS encoding dipeptidase codes for MNGIAATTRKDPSPRAQALHARLFIADLHADTLLWNRDLLQRGTRGHVDLPRLQEGNVALQAFTIVTKAPRGMNNERTDGNRFNLVAALSVVQLWPPKTWTSLTERALYQCRRLEEAAARSGGALVIIRSRDELRDFLARRTSNPKLVGAFLGVEGAHALDGDLSNLDRLYAAGVRMMAPTHFFDNEIGGSAHGLVKGGLTEMGRELIRRMEQKGMIVDLAHASPAVMDEVLAMATRPVVISHTGVRGTCGGLRNITDDQLRAVARTGGVVGIGYFFAAVCGQDARSIARAMRYAANVAGVEHVALGSDYDGAVSVPFDTAHLAEITDALLEEGFSEAEIALMMGGNVQRVLLAALP; via the coding sequence ATGAACGGCATTGCCGCGACAACCCGGAAAGACCCTTCCCCACGCGCGCAGGCACTGCATGCCCGGCTGTTCATTGCCGATCTGCACGCCGACACACTGTTGTGGAACCGTGACCTGCTACAGCGTGGGACGCGCGGCCACGTGGACCTGCCCCGTTTGCAGGAAGGCAATGTGGCGCTCCAGGCGTTTACCATCGTCACCAAAGCGCCGCGTGGGATGAACAATGAGCGGACGGATGGCAACCGCTTCAACCTCGTTGCCGCCCTAAGTGTCGTGCAACTCTGGCCGCCCAAAACCTGGACGAGCCTGACCGAGCGGGCGCTGTACCAGTGCCGTCGGCTGGAAGAAGCTGCCGCCCGCTCCGGTGGAGCGTTGGTCATCATTCGCAGCCGGGATGAGTTGCGTGATTTCCTGGCCCGCCGCACCTCGAATCCGAAACTGGTTGGGGCTTTTCTGGGGGTTGAAGGGGCCCATGCCCTGGATGGCGATCTGTCCAATCTGGACCGCCTCTATGCCGCCGGTGTACGCATGATGGCCCCGACGCACTTTTTCGATAACGAAATCGGCGGCTCCGCCCACGGACTCGTCAAGGGCGGACTGACGGAGATGGGACGGGAGCTGATTCGGCGCATGGAGCAAAAGGGCATGATTGTGGACCTGGCCCATGCATCACCAGCCGTGATGGATGAAGTGCTGGCAATGGCGACACGCCCTGTGGTCATTTCCCATACCGGCGTCCGTGGGACGTGCGGTGGCTTGCGCAACATCACGGACGACCAACTGCGGGCGGTGGCGCGCACGGGCGGCGTTGTCGGGATTGGATATTTCTTTGCCGCCGTCTGCGGCCAGGATGCCCGCTCCATTGCCCGCGCCATGCGCTATGCTGCCAATGTGGCCGGAGTTGAGCACGTCGCCCTTGGGTCGGATTACGATGGGGCCGTCAGCGTACCCTTCGACACGGCGCACCTGGCGGAAATCACCGATGCTTTGCTTGAAGAAGGATTTTCAGAAGCCGAGATTGCCCTCATGATGGGTGGGAACGTCCAGCGGGTGTTGCTGGCAGCACTTCCCTGA
- a CDS encoding cobalamin B12-binding domain-containing protein, whose protein sequence is MTERRLRILIAKPGLDGHDRGAKVIARALRDAGMEVIYTGLRQTPEQIVAAAVQEDVDAIGVSILSGAHMTLFPRILELMREQGIADIPLFGGGIIPDEDIPKLKAAGVDEIFTPGATLDAIIAYIQKRVGKTSEVAAS, encoded by the coding sequence ATGACCGAACGACGCCTTCGTATTCTGATTGCCAAGCCCGGACTTGACGGCCACGACCGTGGAGCCAAGGTCATCGCGCGCGCCTTGCGCGACGCCGGAATGGAAGTTATCTACACGGGCTTGCGTCAAACCCCGGAGCAAATTGTGGCCGCCGCCGTTCAGGAGGACGTGGATGCCATCGGCGTGTCCATTCTCTCCGGCGCGCACATGACGCTATTCCCGCGCATTCTGGAGCTGATGCGCGAGCAGGGGATTGCCGATATTCCCCTCTTCGGCGGTGGCATCATCCCCGATGAAGACATTCCCAAGCTCAAAGCCGCCGGCGTGGATGAAATCTTCACACCGGGCGCGACGCTGGATGCTATCATTGCCTACATCCAGAAACGTGTGGGCAAGACATCGGAAGTGGCGGCTTCCTGA
- the aroB gene encoding 3-dehydroquinate synthase yields MAEATDRHPPVLRAVTVPVTHAGGQYAIRIETGRYRSLGQTLRQTFGDHPCAVVIVSNPKVARHYAAAVVESVAAAGFHPHLCLIPDGERYKTLRTVAQIWDFCVARQIERRDLLVALGGGVVGDITGFAAATYLRGLAFVQLPTTLLAMIDSAVGGKTGINHRAGKNLIGAFHQPALVVADLETLTTLPRREWNAGWHEAIKYGVIRDADLFARLEARLPLALNQPLPWDWLAAVVADCCRIKAAIVARDERETGERKVLNFGHTVGHALEAVTRYRRFRHGEAVGIGMVAACQIAVRLGKLTPDEAQRLEQLVRRVGRMPGTDGITVAALLEALRHDKKVSQGRLRFILPSRIGWAEEYCGSVEEVLPAVLTDTLARFSRRRPADQPTPKAES; encoded by the coding sequence ATGGCCGAGGCGACAGACCGGCATCCCCCCGTCCTCAGGGCTGTCACCGTACCGGTGACGCACGCGGGCGGGCAGTATGCCATTCGGATAGAAACCGGAAGGTATCGCTCCCTTGGGCAGACGCTGCGCCAGACCTTTGGGGACCATCCCTGTGCTGTCGTTATTGTCTCCAATCCCAAGGTGGCCCGGCACTACGCTGCGGCCGTGGTGGAAAGTGTCGCGGCGGCGGGCTTCCATCCCCACCTGTGTCTGATTCCCGATGGCGAGCGGTACAAGACGCTGCGCACGGTGGCGCAGATTTGGGATTTTTGCGTTGCCCGGCAGATAGAGCGCCGGGACCTGCTCGTGGCGCTGGGGGGTGGTGTCGTGGGCGACATCACCGGCTTTGCCGCTGCGACGTACCTGCGCGGCCTGGCGTTCGTTCAGCTTCCTACGACCCTGCTGGCAATGATTGACAGCGCCGTGGGCGGCAAAACCGGCATCAACCACCGGGCCGGGAAGAATCTCATCGGCGCCTTTCACCAACCGGCCCTGGTTGTCGCCGACCTGGAAACCCTGACCACACTTCCGCGCCGCGAATGGAATGCCGGTTGGCACGAGGCCATCAAGTACGGCGTCATCCGGGACGCCGACCTTTTTGCCCGGCTCGAAGCCCGGTTGCCGCTTGCCCTGAACCAACCACTGCCGTGGGACTGGCTGGCGGCAGTCGTTGCTGACTGCTGCCGGATCAAGGCGGCGATTGTCGCGCGGGATGAACGGGAGACCGGCGAGCGCAAGGTGCTCAACTTCGGTCACACGGTCGGGCACGCGCTGGAAGCCGTGACGCGCTACCGGCGGTTTCGCCACGGGGAGGCCGTCGGAATTGGCATGGTGGCCGCCTGTCAGATAGCCGTCCGTCTGGGAAAGCTCACCCCGGATGAGGCACAGCGGCTGGAGCAGCTCGTGCGGCGGGTCGGGCGGATGCCGGGCACAGACGGCATCACCGTTGCGGCTCTGCTGGAAGCGCTCCGGCACGACAAAAAAGTTTCCCAGGGACGGCTTCGCTTCATCCTGCCGTCCCGCATCGGTTGGGCTGAGGAATACTGTGGTTCGGTGGAAGAGGTGCTTCCAGCCGTGCTGACTGATACCCTCGCCAGATTTTCACGACGCCGGCCGGCAGACCAACCAACGCCAAAGGCTGAAAGCTGA
- a CDS encoding alpha/beta hydrolase family protein translates to MRRYVLSGLVWTLVAWSVTLGVALAAPRPMTFDDQMKFRRLAVAVVSPDGKYLAYTQGVTDKAANRVQYDLWVMPVSGGEARQLTSGPRSVTDPCWSPDSQTIAFVSNRDGKAQIWTVRRDGGEPRKVTDFFTNVSGVLWTADGRHLIFVAEVYPECPDEDCNRRKYAAAEASKVKAKIADRLLYRHWDSFKEGRRTHIFVVPVEGGAAKDLTPGDYDAPPFSLGGRDYDVSPDGRELAFARNTDRDEAISTNNDIFIVPLDGGEPKRISISPGSDTHPRYSPDGKYLAWLSQERAMFESDKKQVILYERATGKLRRLSDKVDISFDELAWSPDSQTLFLTGDQRGQVPIFTLTLAGNDVRTLVEQGQNGNLSVAPDGKTLYFTQSTLTRPNEIFAVATTGGAPKQLTQVNEAFLQEIAFGKVEETWFTGADETRIHAFIVKPPQFTEGKKYPMILLIHGGPQGAWSNGWSFRWNAQLFAAPGYVVVMVNPRGSTGYGQRFTDEISGDWGGKVYVDLLKGVEHVIGLGYVDADRIGAAGGSYGGYMVNWMLGQNTDKRFKAFVSHAGVYNLTSMYGATEELWFTEWEFKGNPWDNPELYEKWSPHRFAKNFATPTLVIHGELDYRVPVGEGLQLFTALQRRGVPSRLLYFPDEGHWILKPQNSELWYKTVHEWFATYLKPETVQ, encoded by the coding sequence ATGCGACGCTATGTTCTGTCTGGACTGGTCTGGACGCTCGTTGCCTGGAGTGTGACGCTCGGCGTGGCGCTGGCCGCCCCCCGTCCGATGACCTTTGACGACCAGATGAAGTTTCGACGCCTGGCTGTGGCCGTGGTCTCACCCGATGGAAAGTATCTGGCTTACACCCAAGGCGTTACGGACAAGGCTGCCAACCGCGTCCAGTACGATCTCTGGGTCATGCCGGTCAGCGGCGGCGAAGCCCGCCAACTCACCTCCGGCCCCCGTTCTGTCACTGATCCCTGCTGGTCGCCCGACAGCCAGACCATCGCCTTTGTCTCCAACCGCGACGGCAAGGCCCAAATCTGGACGGTCCGCCGCGACGGCGGCGAACCCCGCAAAGTCACGGATTTCTTCACCAACGTTTCCGGCGTTCTCTGGACGGCCGACGGCCGCCACCTCATCTTTGTCGCCGAAGTCTATCCCGAATGCCCGGATGAAGACTGCAACCGCCGCAAGTATGCCGCTGCCGAAGCCAGCAAGGTCAAAGCCAAGATTGCCGACCGGCTGCTGTACCGCCACTGGGACAGCTTCAAGGAGGGACGCCGAACCCATATTTTCGTCGTGCCGGTGGAAGGCGGCGCGGCCAAAGACCTGACGCCGGGCGACTATGATGCCCCGCCGTTCAGCCTCGGCGGACGGGATTACGACGTTTCGCCGGATGGCAGGGAACTGGCCTTTGCGCGCAATACCGACCGCGACGAAGCCATCAGCACCAACAACGACATCTTCATCGTCCCGCTGGACGGCGGCGAGCCGAAGCGCATTTCTATCAGCCCCGGCTCGGATACCCACCCCCGCTACTCACCCGACGGAAAGTACCTCGCCTGGCTTTCGCAGGAACGGGCCATGTTCGAGTCGGACAAAAAGCAGGTCATCCTGTATGAGCGTGCCACCGGCAAGCTACGCCGCCTGAGCGACAAGGTGGATATTTCCTTCGATGAGCTGGCGTGGTCGCCCGACAGCCAAACCCTGTTTCTGACCGGCGACCAGCGTGGGCAGGTTCCCATCTTCACCCTGACGCTGGCCGGCAATGACGTACGGACACTTGTGGAACAGGGCCAGAACGGCAACCTCTCCGTCGCCCCTGACGGCAAGACGCTCTACTTCACCCAATCCACGCTGACGCGCCCGAATGAAATCTTTGCTGTCGCCACCACGGGCGGCGCCCCCAAACAGCTCACCCAAGTCAATGAAGCTTTTTTGCAGGAAATTGCCTTTGGTAAAGTGGAAGAAACCTGGTTTACCGGCGCGGACGAAACGCGCATCCACGCCTTCATCGTCAAGCCGCCCCAATTTACCGAGGGCAAAAAATATCCGATGATTCTGCTCATCCACGGCGGCCCGCAGGGTGCGTGGTCAAACGGCTGGAGTTTCCGCTGGAATGCACAGCTTTTTGCCGCGCCGGGCTACGTTGTCGTCATGGTCAATCCGCGTGGTTCGACCGGCTACGGCCAACGCTTTACCGATGAAATCAGCGGCGACTGGGGCGGCAAGGTCTATGTGGATTTGCTGAAGGGCGTTGAACACGTCATCGGTCTGGGCTACGTGGACGCCGACCGCATCGGGGCCGCCGGTGGAAGCTATGGCGGCTACATGGTCAACTGGATGCTGGGGCAGAACACGGACAAGCGATTCAAGGCGTTTGTCTCACACGCCGGGGTGTACAACCTCACCAGCATGTACGGCGCGACGGAAGAACTGTGGTTTACCGAGTGGGAGTTCAAGGGCAATCCGTGGGACAACCCCGAACTCTACGAAAAGTGGTCGCCACACCGGTTTGCCAAAAACTTCGCCACCCCGACGCTGGTCATCCACGGCGAGCTGGATTACCGTGTGCCTGTTGGTGAAGGCTTGCAGCTTTTTACGGCCCTGCAACGGCGCGGTGTCCCGTCCCGCCTGCTCTACTTCCCGGACGAAGGACACTGGATTCTGAAGCCACAAAATAGCGAACTCTGGTACAAAACGGTTCACGAGTGGTTCGCTACCTACCTCAAACCCGAAACCGTCCAGTAG
- the mqnB gene encoding futalosine hydrolase, translated as MPESFRFSPLLVVAAVALEIQDALSDWPHLPRTSFPVGEMITVSPRIRVLMTGVGAIRAAAATALALQSQPWAALLHVGVGGAYPASGLPVGALVTAASECDPQAGILTPDGYRDLGGLGFPLTTDFPNRIVFDSPWADWVAQQVAPAPRLPFATVQCCSGTNAAAEMMASRAGAAVENMEGLAVAWTAGRFGVPYAALRAISNLTGDRDRQQWNLPMARAVLARAVRAILAAVNVENGRDCS; from the coding sequence GTGCCCGAAAGTTTCCGGTTTTCCCCCCTGCTTGTGGTGGCGGCTGTGGCCCTTGAAATCCAGGATGCCCTGTCCGACTGGCCGCACCTGCCCCGAACGTCTTTCCCGGTTGGAGAAATGATCACGGTCAGCCCGCGCATCCGGGTGCTGATGACCGGCGTCGGGGCCATACGTGCTGCCGCTGCAACCGCTTTGGCGCTCCAGAGCCAGCCCTGGGCGGCGCTGCTCCATGTTGGGGTTGGGGGCGCTTATCCGGCGTCCGGTCTTCCGGTGGGCGCGCTGGTGACGGCTGCCAGTGAATGCGACCCCCAGGCTGGCATCCTGACTCCCGATGGCTACCGGGATTTAGGCGGTCTGGGATTTCCGCTCACGACGGATTTTCCCAACCGCATCGTGTTTGATAGCCCTTGGGCGGACTGGGTGGCGCAGCAGGTGGCGCCGGCCCCACGGCTGCCCTTTGCAACCGTCCAGTGTTGCTCTGGAACGAACGCGGCCGCGGAGATGATGGCGTCCCGCGCTGGGGCTGCCGTTGAAAATATGGAAGGGCTGGCCGTGGCCTGGACGGCCGGCCGGTTCGGTGTCCCCTATGCCGCTTTGCGCGCCATCAGCAACCTGACTGGAGACCGTGACCGCCAGCAGTGGAACCTGCCGATGGCCCGGGCGGTTTTGGCCCGGGCCGTCCGTGCTATTTTGGCTGCGGTGAACGTGGAAAACGGTCGGGATTGTTCGTAA
- a CDS encoding glycerophosphodiester phosphodiesterase family protein: protein MPPSFFRTPFARTPVTWMLLPWILAGVILPGFSQPGCGQYPRGRKINIAHRGASAYAPEHTLAAYRLAIDQGADYVEPDLQLTKDGVLVCLHDTTLERTTNVRTVYPDRARLETVDGQTRRVWPVVDFTLEELKRLDAGSWFGPQFAGEQIPTFQEMIDTVRGRAGIYPEMKSPAKYAALGFDMPRALLDVLRKNQLDRPGADPRTPVIVQSFEAESLRRLRRLGCRLPLVFLIDDEAPGDWISPAGMRRIRRFAEGVSPSKQIVLQTPEVVRWARAAGLSVTLYTFKSNATGAFPDVEAEMRHFLYERDVDAVFTNNPDRFPRSPQPK, encoded by the coding sequence ATGCCGCCTTCATTTTTTCGGACACCCTTTGCCCGCACGCCCGTCACTTGGATGCTTCTGCCGTGGATACTCGCCGGCGTCATCCTGCCCGGTTTTTCGCAGCCCGGTTGCGGACAGTATCCGCGCGGCCGCAAGATCAACATTGCCCACCGGGGCGCTTCGGCCTACGCCCCGGAGCACACCCTGGCCGCCTATCGCCTGGCAATCGATCAGGGAGCTGATTACGTTGAGCCGGACTTGCAATTGACCAAAGACGGCGTGCTGGTGTGCCTGCACGATACAACCTTGGAGCGCACGACCAATGTCCGCACGGTGTATCCCGACCGGGCGCGGCTGGAAACGGTTGACGGACAAACCCGGCGGGTCTGGCCCGTAGTGGATTTCACCCTGGAGGAACTCAAACGGCTCGATGCCGGAAGCTGGTTTGGCCCACAGTTTGCCGGCGAGCAAATCCCGACGTTTCAGGAAATGATTGACACGGTGCGGGGGCGGGCCGGGATTTACCCGGAAATGAAAAGCCCGGCGAAGTATGCTGCCCTGGGCTTTGACATGCCCCGGGCCCTGCTTGATGTTCTCAGAAAAAACCAGCTTGACCGCCCCGGCGCTGACCCACGTACCCCAGTCATCGTCCAGTCGTTTGAAGCCGAAAGCCTGCGTCGCCTGCGCCGGCTGGGCTGCCGGTTGCCGCTGGTCTTCCTGATTGACGATGAAGCACCCGGCGACTGGATTTCACCGGCCGGGATGCGCCGGATTCGACGCTTTGCCGAGGGCGTCAGCCCTTCCAAACAGATCGTTCTCCAGACGCCGGAGGTGGTGCGCTGGGCGCGGGCCGCGGGCCTGTCCGTGACGCTGTACACGTTCAAGTCCAACGCCACCGGCGCGTTTCCCGACGTGGAAGCTGAAATGCGGCACTTTCTCTACGAACGGGACGTGGACGCCGTGTTTACGAACAATCCCGACCGTTTTCCACGTTCACCGCAGCCAAAATAG
- the phoU gene encoding phosphate signaling complex protein PhoU, translating to MDAFALDARVRGLRDKVLLLGGQAEDSLSRALGALIRRNSALAEQVIRDDDTIDSVESEIDEMCADLLIQAAQLGPADLRFVIGVLRTTPMIERIADHAVNIARHALRLNDEPELKPYVALPQMGTLVQKMLTDALDALTWSNAAKARQTIRFDDKVDVLYRRLFAELTAFMVKDSSAVVRAAELLFVIKHLERIADYATNICEQVVYLAEGRAIKHTADAWQSDDASHAASGEHIAGETAQKETPD from the coding sequence ATGGATGCCTTTGCCTTGGACGCACGGGTGCGGGGGTTGCGCGACAAGGTGCTGCTGCTGGGTGGGCAGGCGGAAGACTCGCTTTCGCGCGCGCTCGGCGCGCTCATCCGGCGTAACTCCGCGCTGGCCGAGCAGGTCATCCGCGACGACGATACCATTGACTCAGTGGAGTCCGAGATTGATGAAATGTGCGCCGACCTGCTCATCCAGGCAGCGCAGCTTGGTCCGGCCGATTTGCGGTTTGTGATCGGCGTGCTCCGCACGACGCCTATGATCGAGCGCATTGCCGATCATGCCGTCAATATCGCGCGCCACGCGCTCCGCCTCAACGACGAGCCGGAGCTGAAACCTTATGTGGCGCTGCCCCAGATGGGGACGCTGGTGCAGAAAATGCTGACCGACGCTCTCGATGCCCTGACCTGGAGCAATGCGGCCAAGGCGCGCCAGACGATTCGGTTTGACGACAAAGTGGATGTCCTCTACCGCCGTCTCTTTGCCGAGTTGACAGCCTTTATGGTCAAGGACTCCAGCGCCGTTGTACGGGCGGCCGAACTGTTGTTTGTCATCAAACACCTGGAACGCATTGCCGATTACGCCACCAACATCTGCGAGCAGGTGGTTTATCTGGCCGAGGGCCGCGCCATCAAGCATACCGCCGACGCCTGGCAGTCCGATGATGCCAGCCACGCCGCCAGTGGAGAGCACATCGCTGGGGAAACTGCACAAAAGGAGACGCCTGATTGA
- a CDS encoding response regulator transcription factor — MKRNIVIIEDDADIAQSIRYNLEQEGSFHVTITTTGEAGLRTVLEHPPSLILLDLNLPLMNGFEICRRLRREEATAQVPIIMLTARTDETDKIHGLGLGADDYVTKPFSVRELMARINAVLRRTEGNPSSVYDDGTLFIDYNHFIVRCQGQEINMTRKEFALLKLLAQSKGRVLTREYLLDRVWGIDYDGETRTLDVHIRRVRQKLGIDGYIETAVGIGYRFVEAGKQAAKLPKPSEKP, encoded by the coding sequence ATGAAACGCAACATTGTCATCATTGAGGATGATGCCGACATTGCCCAGTCCATTCGTTACAACCTGGAGCAGGAAGGGTCATTTCACGTCACCATCACAACTACGGGGGAAGCCGGTCTCCGCACGGTTCTGGAGCATCCGCCAAGCCTCATTCTGCTCGACCTCAACCTGCCCCTGATGAATGGGTTTGAAATCTGCCGGCGTCTGCGCCGCGAAGAAGCCACGGCCCAGGTGCCGATCATCATGCTGACGGCGCGGACGGACGAAACCGACAAAATTCACGGGCTGGGACTGGGGGCGGATGATTACGTAACCAAGCCGTTCAGCGTGCGCGAACTGATGGCGCGCATCAACGCCGTCCTGCGCCGAACGGAAGGCAATCCCTCTTCCGTCTATGACGACGGGACGCTGTTTATTGACTACAACCATTTCATCGTCCGCTGTCAGGGGCAGGAAATCAACATGACCCGCAAGGAGTTTGCGCTGCTCAAGCTTCTGGCCCAGAGCAAGGGCCGGGTGCTCACGCGGGAATACCTGTTAGACCGGGTGTGGGGCATTGACTACGATGGGGAGACGCGCACCCTTGATGTGCACATCCGGCGCGTACGTCAAAAGCTGGGCATTGATGGCTACATCGAAACAGCCGTCGGGATCGGCTACCGCTTCGTGGAAGCCGGCAAGCAGGCGGCCAAGCTCCCAAAACCTTCCGAGAAACCGTAA
- a CDS encoding sensor histidine kinase, with the protein MSFRLDQYSQPLLEAVLGSLREGILVIDRQTEVVLYNQAAIDIFNLSPVMTGPLRLIDITRNKAIHDGFHQVLEEGRPFDANLEIFGVQERTFSFRATPLIMPSAHEVVGAIGVFFDVTQLVRLERVRREFFANLSHELRTPLTSILAYVETLLNGALYDNENNLQFLRIINKHATRMQNLVRDIADLSAIEAGEFKLEPVTIDLKAFVDNLSVLVLPEATARQVTFRNDVPPGIQVQADPQALEQILMNLIINAVKFNRPGGEVVVTASFESDVRTLIAVRDTGIGIEAKHLGRIFERLYRVDKSRSQEVGGTGLGLAIVKHLVLNHGGDVSVDSTPGVGSEFRVRLPRPMTPAPAVFPATTG; encoded by the coding sequence ATGAGTTTTCGTCTCGATCAGTATTCACAGCCATTGCTCGAAGCCGTGCTCGGTTCACTGCGGGAGGGCATCCTCGTCATTGACCGGCAGACGGAGGTGGTGCTTTACAACCAGGCCGCCATTGACATTTTCAACCTCTCGCCGGTGATGACCGGGCCGCTCCGCCTGATTGACATCACCCGAAACAAAGCCATTCACGACGGCTTTCACCAGGTGTTGGAAGAAGGCCGCCCCTTTGACGCCAATCTGGAGATTTTCGGCGTTCAGGAACGCACCTTCAGTTTTCGGGCCACACCGCTCATCATGCCCTCGGCGCACGAGGTGGTCGGGGCCATCGGCGTCTTTTTTGATGTCACGCAACTGGTGCGTCTCGAACGGGTGCGCCGGGAGTTTTTTGCCAATCTGTCTCACGAACTGCGTACGCCGCTGACTTCGATTCTGGCCTACGTCGAAACCCTGCTCAACGGGGCGCTCTACGACAACGAAAACAATCTCCAGTTTTTACGCATCATCAACAAGCATGCGACCCGCATGCAGAATCTGGTGCGCGACATTGCCGATCTATCAGCCATCGAAGCCGGGGAGTTCAAGCTCGAACCGGTGACCATTGACCTCAAGGCGTTCGTGGACAATCTCTCCGTTCTGGTGCTGCCCGAAGCCACCGCCCGCCAGGTGACGTTTCGGAACGACGTGCCGCCCGGGATTCAGGTCCAGGCTGACCCGCAGGCGCTGGAGCAGATTCTGATGAACCTCATCATCAATGCCGTCAAATTCAACCGGCCGGGCGGGGAAGTGGTCGTGACGGCCAGCTTTGAGAGTGATGTACGCACACTCATTGCCGTCCGGGACACCGGAATCGGCATCGAGGCCAAGCACCTCGGCCGCATCTTTGAACGCCTCTACCGGGTGGACAAATCCCGCTCACAGGAAGTCGGCGGTACGGGGTTGGGATTGGCCATCGTCAAGCATCTGGTCCTGAACCATGGCGGCGACGTTTCGGTGGACAGCACGCCGGGCGTCGGGTCGGAATTCCGCGTCCGACTGCCGCGCCCGATGACACCAGCCCCGGCCGTGTTTCCGGCGACCACGGGCTGA